Proteins found in one Alicyclobacillus cycloheptanicus genomic segment:
- a CDS encoding DUF5348 domain-containing protein has product MTGNLRFSSLRDRWYFADEQDEHDLHCGDPIEIEIGDRYYYARIEWCAEGWYAIFHEDDQRSDAFVLMRNRTYTARWIYF; this is encoded by the coding sequence ATGACGGGAAATCTACGATTCAGTTCACTGCGGGACCGATGGTACTTTGCAGATGAACAAGATGAACATGACTTGCATTGCGGAGACCCGATTGAAATCGAGATCGGCGACAGATATTACTACGCGAGAATAGAGTGGTGTGCTGAGGGATGGTACGCGATCTTCCACGAAGACGACCAGCGCAGTGACGCATTCGTGCTGATGCGCAACCGAACTTACACTGCGAGGTGGATATACTTCTAG